The following coding sequences lie in one Nitrososphaerota archaeon genomic window:
- a CDS encoding 30S ribosomal protein S12, giving the protein MGRGLLSARKLRKIRKKFRWKEREYRNRMLMLKYKTDPLEGAPMARGIVIQKVGIESRQPNSAVRKCVRVQLIKNGKTVTAFLPGDGSLNVVDEHDEVIISGIGGPQGKAYGDLPGVRYKVELVNGVPLNLLVIGKVKKPKR; this is encoded by the coding sequence ATGGGAAGAGGTTTATTATCAGCTAGAAAACTTAGAAAAATAAGAAAAAAATTTAGATGGAAAGAAAGAGAATATAGAAATAGAATGCTTATGCTAAAATATAAAACTGACCCTCTTGAAGGTGCTCCAATGGCTAGAGGAATAGTTATTCAGAAAGTTGGAATAGAATCTAGGCAACCAAACTCTGCTGTTAGAAAATGTGTAAGAGTACAATTAATTAAAAATGGAAAAACTGTTACAGCTTTTCTTCCAGGCGATGGTTCTTTAAATGTTGTAGATGAGCATGATGAAGTAATTATAAGTGGTATAGGTGGCCCACAAGGAAAAGCTTATGGAGATTTACCAGGTGTTAGATATAAAGTAGAATTAGTTAATGGAGTACCGCTTAATTTATTAGTGATTGGAAAAGTTAAGAAACCAAAAAGATAA
- the rpsJ gene encoding 30S ribosomal protein S10 — translation MAQKIRIKLFSTDKDKLEMVCQQIRETAEKTGTKISGPIPLPRKCLILPVRKSPCGEGTATWNRYEMRIHRRLIELSISDARVMRQLMRIQIPEEVSIEMTVS, via the coding sequence ATGGCTCAAAAAATTAGGATAAAGCTTTTTAGTACAGATAAAGATAAGCTTGAAATGGTATGTCAGCAAATACGAGAAACAGCTGAAAAAACAGGTACGAAAATTTCTGGACCTATACCGCTTCCTCGCAAATGTTTAATTCTTCCAGTAAGAAAATCTCCTTGTGGAGAAGGGACAGCTACGTGGAATAGATATGAGATGAGAATACATAGAAGACTTATAGAATTGAGCATATCTGATGCAAGAGTTATGAGACAATTAATGAGAATACAAATACCTGAAGAAGTAAGTATTGAAATGACTGTTAGTTAA
- a CDS encoding 30S ribosomal protein S7, with translation MSEEIKIFGKWDISNIKVLDPGLERYICLKPVVIPHSGGRHEHRRFGKSKVNIIERLINNLMKPGRAGGKKSKALKIVKNALEIIYLKTGKNPIEVLVRAIENAAPREDVTRLSYGGVIYYKAVDLSPQRRVDLALRYITDAAREASWRNRKTVEECLADEIIMASQNDAKCYSLRKKYELERVALASR, from the coding sequence ATGAGCGAAGAAATAAAAATATTTGGAAAATGGGATATAAGCAATATAAAAGTACTTGATCCAGGATTAGAAAGGTATATATGTTTAAAACCTGTAGTAATTCCACACTCTGGAGGAAGACATGAGCATAGAAGATTTGGGAAATCTAAAGTAAATATTATTGAAAGGCTTATAAACAATTTAATGAAACCTGGAAGAGCTGGAGGAAAGAAATCTAAAGCATTAAAAATAGTTAAAAATGCTTTAGAAATAATTTATTTAAAAACTGGCAAAAATCCTATCGAAGTACTTGTAAGAGCTATTGAAAATGCAGCACCAAGAGAAGATGTAACGAGGTTAAGTTATGGAGGAGTAATTTATTATAAAGCTGTTGATTTGTCACCTCAAAGAAGAGTAGACCTTGCATTAAGATATATTACTGATGCAGCTAGAGAAGCAAGTTGGAGAAATAGAAAAACAGTAGAAGAATGTTTAGCGGATGAAATAATAATGGCTTCTCAAAATGATGCTAAATGTTATTCTTTAAGGAAAAAATATGAGTTGGAACGCGTAGCTCTTGCTTCAAGATAA